A DNA window from Dehalococcoidales bacterium contains the following coding sequences:
- a CDS encoding translation elongation factor-like protein, protein MPEIVIGKVTEFFARPVVAGIELNAPLKVGDRVHIKGHTTDLEFAVGSMQVDNVNVDQAKAGDNIGIKVSDRVRRGDIAYKITD, encoded by the coding sequence ATGCCTGAGATAGTAATCGGGAAGGTGACCGAGTTCTTCGCCCGCCCGGTAGTGGCGGGGATTGAGCTAAATGCACCCCTGAAGGTGGGGGACAGAGTGCATATCAAGGGGCATACCACTGACCTGGAGTTTGCTGTCGGTTCAATGCAGGTTGACAATGTGAACGTCGACCAAGCTAAGGCAGGAGACAATATCGGGATTAAGGTTAGCGACCGGGTCAGAAGAGGAGACATAGCATACAAGATTACCGACTAG
- a CDS encoding NAD(P)/FAD-dependent oxidoreductase → MAKSIIIIGSGMGGMAAGIYGQINGYDTQIFEMHTKPGGQCTSWRRKGYTFDACMHHFFGCKPDSSAYRLWHELGAMPRELVTVEACTAVVSPDGKMFIDYYDLERLEETLLKLSPADSKAIKQYVGAIEAFSKSKIGDTMLGGSIRAMMLRFPAMLSVRKWMKMDMRRFAERFSDLFLKKAFALLVYANPDAPFIFHLLRHAGGLNGDIKWPVGGAAEFAKSIERRYLALGGTLHYSSQVEKILVENDKAVGIKLADGSDYRADIVISNADGRKTILNMLDGKYINDTVRDYCTPLADETPFAIDVFLGVNRDLTAEPSSLVLLLEQPVTIANHKYESIEAQLYGFDKSMAPTGKGTIKVELPASYTYWKQFYNGNRDEYREQKRQVAEQVIDILDNHFPGLRNQVEVIDVSTLMTWEHYMGGTQGWFNFPNRKFEFSMKAELSDKKFKTTLPGLSNFYFVGVWATMMGSLFDNANSGKTTIRRICKNEGKKFVISE, encoded by the coding sequence ATGGCCAAGTCAATAATCATAATCGGATCTGGTATGGGTGGTATGGCTGCCGGGATCTATGGTCAGATTAACGGCTACGACACCCAGATTTTTGAGATGCACACCAAACCGGGAGGGCAATGTACCTCATGGAGACGCAAGGGCTACACCTTCGACGCCTGCATGCACCATTTCTTCGGCTGCAAGCCGGACTCGAGTGCGTATCGGCTGTGGCACGAACTTGGCGCGATGCCTCGAGAACTGGTAACTGTCGAAGCTTGTACGGCCGTCGTCTCGCCGGACGGAAAAATGTTCATAGATTATTACGATCTTGAGAGGCTGGAAGAGACTCTACTCAAGTTGTCTCCGGCAGACTCAAAGGCAATTAAGCAATATGTGGGTGCTATCGAGGCATTTTCCAAGAGTAAAATCGGCGATACTATGCTTGGGGGTTCAATCCGGGCAATGATGCTAAGATTTCCTGCAATGCTTTCCGTACGAAAATGGATGAAGATGGACATGCGCCGTTTTGCGGAACGGTTCTCCGACCTCTTTCTCAAAAAAGCATTTGCCCTCCTCGTCTATGCAAACCCGGATGCCCCCTTTATTTTTCACCTTCTAAGGCATGCCGGAGGATTAAACGGTGACATTAAATGGCCGGTGGGTGGAGCCGCTGAATTTGCGAAATCTATCGAGAGGCGTTACCTGGCTTTGGGAGGAACGTTACACTACAGCAGTCAGGTCGAGAAGATTCTGGTTGAGAACGACAAAGCGGTAGGGATCAAGCTTGCTGACGGGAGCGATTATAGGGCGGACATTGTTATCTCGAACGCCGACGGGCGTAAGACGATTCTCAATATGCTGGATGGCAAGTACATAAACGATACCGTGCGTGACTACTGCACACCATTGGCCGATGAAACTCCCTTTGCTATTGACGTTTTTCTGGGGGTTAATCGTGACTTAACCGCCGAGCCTTCGTCCCTGGTATTGTTGCTCGAACAGCCGGTGACTATAGCCAACCACAAATACGAGAGCATTGAGGCGCAGCTATACGGTTTCGACAAAAGCATGGCCCCGACCGGTAAGGGCACCATAAAGGTTGAGCTTCCGGCCAGCTACACCTACTGGAAACAGTTCTACAATGGTAACAGAGACGAATATAGAGAGCAGAAGCGGCAGGTCGCTGAACAGGTAATCGACATCCTGGATAATCACTTCCCGGGGCTGAGGAACCAAGTAGAGGTTATCGACGTCTCGACTCTGATGACGTGGGAGCACTATATGGGAGGAACCCAGGGGTGGTTCAATTTCCCGAATAGGAAGTTTGAATTCAGCATGAAGGCAGAGCTTTCGGATAAGAAATTCAAGACAACACTACCGGGGCTATCCAATTTCTACTTTGTTGGAGTGTGGGCCACCATGATGGGTTCCCTCTTCGATAATGCCAACTCAGGAAAGACAACCATTCGGCGCATCTGTAAGAACGAAGGGAAGAAGTTCGTTATTTCGGAATAA
- the pyrR gene encoding bifunctional pyr operon transcriptional regulator/uracil phosphoribosyltransferase PyrR, translating to MSRKILMTAEDIKRTLVRIAHEIIERNMTLEDLVLVGIRTRGVPIAQRLASLIAKFSGLKPPVSALDIDPYRDDILPTEIKPLAQRVDTVVSIDGKSIVLVDDVLYTGRSVRAAMDALIDLGRPRQVQLATLIDRGHREMPIRADYTGKNIPSSRDEEVKVRLEETDGADEVTITSPTADRPVGIKNGILLQKELR from the coding sequence ATGTCCCGGAAAATCCTAATGACCGCAGAGGACATCAAGCGCACCCTGGTACGTATCGCCCACGAAATCATCGAGCGAAACATGACCCTCGAAGACCTGGTACTGGTCGGCATCCGCACCCGCGGCGTTCCTATAGCGCAAAGACTAGCCTCCCTGATAGCAAAATTCAGCGGGCTAAAACCGCCTGTTTCCGCCCTGGATATTGACCCCTACCGGGATGACATCTTACCCACGGAAATAAAACCGCTTGCACAACGTGTTGACACCGTAGTCAGTATCGACGGCAAGTCCATAGTGCTGGTTGACGATGTCCTCTATACCGGACGCAGCGTCCGGGCCGCTATGGACGCCCTGATCGACCTGGGACGCCCCCGGCAGGTCCAGCTGGCGACTCTGATTGACCGCGGCCACCGTGAAATGCCGATACGGGCTGACTATACCGGAAAAAACATCCCGAGCTCCAGAGATGAAGAGGTGAAGGTCCGGCTTGAGGAGACTGACGGAGCGGATGAAGTAACCATCACCAGCCCGACCGCGGACAGACCTGTCGGAATAAAAAATGGTATACTGCTGCAAAAGGAGTTGCGATGA
- a CDS encoding transglutaminase domain-containing protein, giving the protein MIYPDSLSSLAKELYIGEYNNYDDQAKQAVVDYEWVKDNVLYRFSYWGVPGQTLFEMSGASGAKSELLGELLELHGISAQYMEGRPLPNLVPLTRVPTLNSHFWVEARIGKDWLTLDPTPDSGLVHLLGDTSPGTHLIDPKYIGRWNKIPDYYRKCFNHPLLIPARYISNLKLAYYRRQRAPR; this is encoded by the coding sequence ATGATATATCCTGATTCCTTGTCATCTCTCGCTAAAGAGCTTTATATCGGTGAATACAATAATTACGACGACCAGGCAAAGCAGGCTGTCGTCGATTATGAATGGGTTAAAGATAACGTATTGTATCGCTTTTCATATTGGGGCGTACCGGGGCAAACATTATTTGAAATGTCCGGGGCTTCCGGAGCCAAGTCAGAGCTGCTCGGGGAATTACTGGAGCTGCACGGCATATCCGCACAATACATGGAAGGAAGACCCCTACCTAATTTGGTGCCGCTAACTAGAGTACCTACCCTAAACAGTCATTTTTGGGTAGAAGCCAGAATAGGTAAGGATTGGCTCACCTTGGATCCCACACCTGATAGCGGACTCGTTCACTTGCTTGGCGATACATCTCCGGGAACACACTTAATAGATCCTAAATATATCGGTAGATGGAACAAGATACCGGATTATTATAGGAAATGTTTCAATCATCCTCTGCTTATACCGGCTAGATATATCAGTAATCTTAAGCTGGCATACTATAGAAGACAAAGAGCTCCCCGCTAA
- a CDS encoding mandelate racemase/muconate lactonizing enzyme family protein, with product MKITSVEIWDTKSSLKPTWPTWHPVIIRINTDEGISGLGEVGLAFGTGHSGGAGYVKNLAESFLIGADPMRTEKIWEDMFRKTFWAQGGGPVVYGGMSAIDIACWDIRGKAMNQPIYQLLGGKTNESLRAYASQIQFGWDYEKVMLLSQPEEYAEAARIAVAEGYDCVKIDPVMADENGRPVFNLNKILTNDTIRMLYRRIKAVREAVGEDVDIILELHGLPNVTSAIQMGRVWEEFHCMCYEEAVNYCNVDLQAKVAHNVKIPMAAGERIYTRWGYRQYFEKQILDMIQPDLCLVGGITEGKKICDYAHTYDITVQIHTCGSPITTAAALQLEAVIPNFQIHEHHTFALKRANREYCLQDYQPVNGRYTTPDLPGLGLELNEEVISRSPCVLVK from the coding sequence TTGAAAATTACCAGCGTGGAAATTTGGGATACCAAAAGCAGTTTGAAGCCCACCTGGCCTACCTGGCATCCTGTCATCATCCGTATTAATACCGATGAGGGCATCAGTGGCCTGGGGGAAGTCGGCCTGGCTTTTGGCACCGGTCATTCGGGTGGTGCAGGATATGTAAAGAATCTTGCCGAGAGTTTCCTTATCGGCGCTGACCCTATGAGAACGGAAAAGATATGGGAAGATATGTTCCGCAAAACCTTCTGGGCTCAGGGTGGCGGCCCTGTGGTTTATGGCGGTATGAGTGCTATCGATATCGCCTGCTGGGATATCAGGGGCAAGGCCATGAATCAACCTATTTATCAGCTGCTCGGAGGCAAGACTAACGAAAGCCTGCGGGCTTATGCCAGTCAGATCCAATTCGGCTGGGACTACGAAAAGGTTATGCTGCTCTCTCAACCTGAGGAGTATGCCGAAGCGGCCAGAATTGCTGTAGCCGAAGGTTATGATTGCGTTAAAATCGACCCTGTTATGGCTGATGAGAACGGCCGGCCTGTGTTCAACCTGAACAAAATCTTGACCAATGATACCATCCGTATGCTCTACCGGAGAATCAAGGCGGTTCGTGAAGCCGTTGGTGAAGATGTCGATATCATTTTGGAATTACACGGACTTCCTAACGTTACCAGTGCCATTCAGATGGGCAGAGTCTGGGAGGAATTCCACTGCATGTGCTATGAAGAAGCTGTAAACTACTGCAATGTCGATCTACAGGCCAAGGTTGCCCATAACGTTAAGATACCGATGGCTGCCGGTGAGCGAATTTACACCCGCTGGGGATACCGCCAGTATTTCGAGAAGCAGATACTGGATATGATTCAGCCGGACCTTTGCCTGGTGGGTGGCATCACCGAGGGTAAGAAAATCTGTGATTATGCCCATACCTATGACATTACCGTCCAGATTCACACCTGTGGCAGTCCCATTACGACCGCGGCAGCCCTGCAACTGGAAGCGGTCATACCGAACTTCCAGATTCACGAGCATCATACCTTCGCTCTGAAAAGGGCAAACCGGGAATACTGCCTCCAGGATTACCAGCCGGTGAATGGCCGGTACACTACTCCGGATCTACCAGGGCTGGGTCTTGAGCTAAACGAGGAGGTTATCTCCAGGTCTCCTTGTGTGTTGGTGAAATAG
- a CDS encoding NAD(P)/FAD-dependent oxidoreductase has product MKVVIVGAGPAGLITALNLLQRGIRPLVLEKGVEVKSKACSEGCSLQSLQQIPFRSEPYISRVLQGAKLVFPGDYVSFVPKECAVLHRTDWLRGMAEDIRLKGGEIKLDSEVIDIDEHGLSLGNGEYIAYRVLIGADGPDSLVARHLGVKHKLVAASQYQLALDTSGMDYIEFHFDKRFGYGYPWIFPKVGVANVGVEGDFDTLDSFLRYRGLDKQTVVKKESGFIPGSGIGKLVRQNIALIGDAASMPNPTSLGGLTPIICASQILVRNIDNLAAYEAEVKNHPMANPVLLKPRQTLMSFSSQDLANIGKFLAGFEYGVKPHPQLIKIAKYPSLLMKLHKLRTIYRAGIITEDYGW; this is encoded by the coding sequence ATGAAAGTAGTAATTGTCGGTGCCGGCCCCGCCGGACTGATTACCGCCTTAAATCTTCTCCAGCGTGGCATAAGGCCGCTGGTCCTGGAGAAGGGCGTCGAGGTAAAGTCGAAAGCCTGTTCGGAAGGCTGCAGCCTCCAGTCGCTGCAGCAGATACCATTTAGATCTGAACCCTATATATCAAGAGTGCTGCAAGGCGCCAAACTGGTCTTTCCCGGCGATTACGTAAGCTTCGTACCTAAAGAGTGTGCCGTCCTGCATAGAACTGATTGGCTCAGGGGAATGGCGGAAGACATCAGGCTGAAAGGCGGCGAGATTAAGCTGGACTCGGAAGTCATAGATATAGATGAGCACGGTCTCAGTTTAGGGAACGGAGAATATATTGCTTACCGTGTTCTGATCGGAGCTGATGGTCCTGACTCCCTCGTCGCCAGGCATCTGGGTGTGAAGCACAAACTGGTTGCAGCATCACAATACCAGCTGGCGCTTGATACCTCAGGCATGGATTACATCGAATTTCACTTTGATAAGAGATTCGGCTACGGTTATCCCTGGATATTCCCCAAGGTTGGCGTGGCTAATGTGGGGGTAGAAGGAGACTTTGACACGCTCGACTCCTTCCTGAGGTACCGGGGTTTGGATAAGCAGACTGTAGTCAAAAAGGAATCCGGATTTATTCCCGGTTCGGGAATCGGGAAATTGGTCCGGCAAAACATCGCCTTAATCGGCGATGCGGCGTCTATGCCTAATCCTACCTCGCTGGGCGGACTGACTCCCATCATCTGCGCCAGCCAGATATTGGTCAGAAACATCGATAACCTGGCAGCGTATGAAGCTGAGGTTAAGAATCACCCGATGGCCAATCCCGTACTGCTGAAGCCCAGGCAGACCCTGATGAGTTTCAGTAGTCAAGACCTGGCCAACATCGGGAAGTTCCTGGCCGGGTTCGAGTATGGAGTGAAGCCCCACCCCCAGTTAATAAAAATCGCCAAGTACCCTTCTTTATTAATGAAGCTTCACAAGTTAAGGACGATTTACCGGGCTGGAATCATTACCGAAGACTACGGTTGGTGA
- the pyrB gene encoding aspartate carbamoyltransferase: protein MNFTGRSLVTIDDLSNGEIAAVFDLADEMSQSMKEQLDVCRGKVMASLFFEPSTRTRLSFESAMHRLGGSVISAVDTKATSLAKGESIADMARVVGSYADIIVIRHPWEGSARVVADYAGVPVINAGDGGHQHPTQTLLDLYTIKKERKIIKGLKIALWGDLKYGRTVHSLIFALAKLGANIVFCPTPGFEVPRHVIQKLIAEYGGELERLADSEQSDKEKTSPLDAIYITPGSPHQLAMMPNISIQVELKRGVDALYVTRPQKERFASSEEGEGLKARYPVVDKKLLKEKEFEKTLIMHPLPRVDELAYELDADPRSMYFKQAARGVPVRMALIALLLGVKEIALPDKDGSPAGIDYPAYRQDLGLKCPNPRCVSVQESETKYIKPAFKIVNTKPLTLRCTYCEHGFEPKYVASSHWHEGAPEYKKYHSAESHWARTIRPENLIVFNSADEAEARGFKPSHYATVSHKSSDGQKW, encoded by the coding sequence ATGAACTTTACCGGTAGAAGCCTGGTAACCATCGATGACCTGTCCAACGGAGAAATAGCAGCCGTTTTTGACTTGGCCGACGAAATGTCGCAATCGATGAAGGAGCAGCTCGACGTATGCCGCGGCAAGGTCATGGCCAGCCTCTTCTTTGAGCCCAGCACCAGAACCAGGCTATCCTTTGAGTCGGCAATGCACCGGCTCGGGGGCAGCGTCATCAGTGCGGTCGATACCAAGGCAACCTCGCTGGCAAAAGGTGAGAGTATCGCCGATATGGCACGGGTGGTCGGGAGCTACGCCGACATAATCGTCATCCGCCACCCCTGGGAAGGGTCCGCCAGGGTAGTTGCCGACTATGCCGGTGTGCCGGTGATAAACGCCGGTGACGGAGGTCACCAGCACCCCACTCAGACCCTGTTAGACCTTTACACCATCAAGAAAGAAAGAAAAATTATCAAGGGCCTGAAGATTGCGCTATGGGGAGACCTGAAATACGGACGGACGGTACACTCCCTTATTTTTGCTCTGGCCAAGCTCGGGGCAAATATCGTGTTCTGCCCTACCCCGGGGTTTGAGGTACCCAGGCACGTGATACAAAAACTAATCGCGGAATACGGCGGAGAACTGGAAAGGCTTGCGGACTCCGAGCAGTCGGACAAGGAAAAGACCTCCCCCCTGGATGCGATATATATCACACCGGGCAGCCCGCACCAGCTGGCAATGATGCCCAACATCAGCATTCAGGTAGAGCTAAAAAGGGGAGTCGATGCCCTCTACGTTACGCGACCGCAGAAGGAAAGGTTTGCCTCCAGCGAAGAAGGAGAGGGATTGAAGGCGAGATACCCGGTGGTGGATAAGAAGCTGCTCAAAGAGAAGGAGTTTGAGAAAACCCTTATCATGCACCCGCTGCCCCGTGTCGACGAGCTGGCCTACGAGCTAGACGCCGACCCACGGAGTATGTACTTCAAGCAAGCAGCCCGAGGGGTACCGGTCAGGATGGCATTAATAGCCCTCCTGCTGGGGGTTAAGGAGATCGCCCTTCCCGACAAGGACGGCTCCCCTGCCGGGATTGACTACCCTGCATACCGGCAGGACCTAGGGCTAAAGTGTCCCAATCCAAGGTGCGTCTCGGTACAGGAAAGCGAAACAAAATACATCAAACCGGCATTCAAGATAGTCAACACTAAGCCGCTGACACTAAGATGCACCTACTGTGAACACGGCTTCGAGCCCAAGTATGTCGCCAGTTCCCACTGGCACGAGGGGGCACCGGAGTACAAGAAATACCACAGTGCGGAAAGCCACTGGGCCAGAACAATCAGACCGGAGAACCTGATAGTCTTTAATTCAGCAGATGAAGCCGAGGCCCGTGGTTTTAAGCCCAGTCACTATGCTACCGTATCCCATAAAAGCAGCGACGGTCAAAAATGGTGA
- a CDS encoding carboxypeptidase-like regulatory domain-containing protein, whose product MKKRRKMLTIVCLMAVSLLAVSCQQELRPETVLLQGAVTIGPISPVEKPGECSPVSPDVFAARKLLIYDESGKHLVREVYFTQIGNGATGYYTAQLAPGTYTIDINHIGMDTADNLPDKITVAADETITIDVHIDTGIR is encoded by the coding sequence ATGAAGAAACGGCGTAAGATGCTCACTATTGTGTGCTTAATGGCGGTTAGCCTTCTAGCTGTATCCTGCCAGCAGGAGTTGAGACCGGAGACAGTTCTTTTACAGGGAGCAGTAACTATCGGACCGATTAGTCCGGTAGAAAAGCCGGGCGAATGTTCTCCGGTGTCCCCGGACGTCTTTGCCGCCCGGAAGCTATTGATCTACGACGAGTCTGGTAAGCATCTAGTGCGGGAGGTCTACTTTACACAGATAGGCAATGGAGCCACCGGCTACTATACCGCCCAACTAGCGCCCGGTACTTATACCATAGATATAAACCACATAGGCATGGATACTGCCGATAATCTGCCAGATAAGATAACAGTAGCCGCTGATGAGACGATTACCATCGATGTCCATATCGATACCGGCATCCGGTAA
- a CDS encoding Vms1/Ankzf1 family peptidyl-tRNA hydrolase — translation MASIRRYNLTKVKLLHLLEELKTNSIEVGSLYIRPKSLKASIEGMMETILDMKTIPEDLSNLIAESRTGGILFWGPHHRYLVMPPFPVAEESVSKTCQIKPLYLLMHHEFLLGMVIVRLGAYGIGVFQGENLLSSKVGTGLVHSRHRQGGSSSQRFARHREKQMETFFTRVCQHTRGQLDPYARLLDYVLYGGTRKTILDFRKQCHFLREFDTKTLDRSLNIREPKQSGLAEGIQEAWSSRVIQWT, via the coding sequence ATGGCATCTATCAGACGGTACAATTTAACTAAGGTAAAATTATTGCATTTACTGGAGGAATTAAAGACCAACTCCATAGAGGTCGGTTCTTTATACATTCGGCCAAAGTCTTTAAAAGCAAGTATAGAAGGTATGATGGAAACGATACTGGATATGAAGACAATACCTGAAGACCTATCTAACTTAATTGCGGAGTCCCGGACGGGGGGAATACTTTTTTGGGGGCCACATCACCGGTATCTGGTCATGCCCCCATTCCCTGTGGCTGAAGAAAGTGTTTCCAAAACCTGTCAAATTAAACCTCTTTATTTACTTATGCATCATGAATTTCTTCTAGGTATGGTAATTGTAAGGCTCGGGGCATATGGTATTGGCGTTTTTCAGGGTGAGAACTTGCTTTCCAGCAAGGTTGGCACAGGCCTGGTACATTCCCGCCACCGTCAGGGGGGCTCTTCGTCCCAACGATTTGCGCGACATCGCGAGAAGCAGATGGAAACATTTTTTACGCGGGTCTGCCAGCATACCAGGGGACAGTTAGATCCCTATGCCAGACTATTGGATTATGTTCTTTATGGAGGTACTAGGAAAACCATACTGGATTTCCGGAAGCAATGTCACTTTCTCCGAGAGTTTGATACAAAGACCTTAGATCGGTCGCTTAACATTAGAGAACCTAAGCAATCAGGGCTTGCGGAAGGGATCCAGGAAGCTTGGTCAAGCCGAGTAATCCAATGGACGTAG